One genomic segment of Desmodus rotundus isolate HL8 chromosome 5, HLdesRot8A.1, whole genome shotgun sequence includes these proteins:
- the MUC5AC gene encoding mucin-5AC isoform X3 codes for MGVGCREVAALWALVLTLACAQHPGDPLLGVTILPPLKTTAVVRAQNPAHNGRVCSTWGNFHYKTFDGDIFRFPGRCNYVFSAHCGAAYEDFNVQLRRAQESNTTTLTKVTMKLNGMVLELTKDSVLVNGRPTQLPFSQPGVLVEHSIGCLQVSARLGLVFMWNQDDSLLLELDIKYANQTCGLCGDFNGVPAFNEFFSRGTRLSPIEFGSLQKMDGPTELCQDPVPVPTPVTGCSTGLGLCEELLLSERFLGCRPLVDTSSYVQACQQDLCLCRHTTDLTSCTCNTLAEYSRQCAHAGGLPLDWRGPGLCPQTCPRNMLYRECGSPCADTCSNLEHSQACEDHCVAGCFCPEGMVLDDIGQTGCVPVSQCPCAHNGVTYAAGAVYSTDCTTCTCSGGRWSCREVPCPGTCSVLGGAHFSTFDEKPYTVHGDCSYVLAKHGSGSAFAVLAELRRCGLTDSETCLRSLTLSLGGGRTVVTVQAGGEVFVDQVYTQLPVSAANITVFRPSTFFVIAQTNLGLQVDVQLVPTMQVFLRLAPELRGLTCGLCGNFNQNQADDFRTLSGVVEGTAAAFANTWKTQAACPNVRNSFEDPCALSVENEKYAQHWCSRLTDPQGPFTRCHAAVSPGTYYSNCLFDTCNCERSEDCLCAALSSYVRACAARGVLLSGWRAGVCTKPMENCPKSMAYHEHVSTCQPTCRALSNEDPTCSISFVPVDGCTCPHGTFLDNTGKCVPATSCPCYHGASVIPNGESVHQRGAVCTCTKGTLTCIGGHTPDPACAPPMVYADCRNASAGATGAGCQKSCHTLDMDCYSPQCVPGCVCPDGLVADGEGGCIAAADCPCLHNEASYWAGQAIRVGCNTCTCQSRKWQCTGKPCLATCAAYGDGHYLTFDGQRYSFNGDCEYTLVQDHCGGNGSSQDAFRVVTENVPCGTTGTTCSKAVRIFLGSHELVLSDGKVEVTQKAAGQEAPYAIRQVGIYLVVDTEAGLVLLWDKKTSIFLRLSPEFKGRVCGLCGNFDDNALNDFTTRSQSVVGDALEFGNSWKSSPSCPDAPAPRDPCTANPYRKSWAQKQCSLINSAPFEACRSQVDPTKYYEACVSDACACDSGGDCECFCTAVAAYAQACREAGVCVSWRSPDVCPLFCDYYNPRGECEWHYQPCGAPCLRTCRNPRGQCRHHTHGLEGCYPRCPAEAPIFDEDSMLCVAACPSPPPPPPCQVQGRWYWPGVAVPSDENCYSCVCTESGVQCTYEAEACVCTYGGQHFRPGDVIYHTTDGMGGCISARCGANGTIERRVHACGPSTPAPTTTFSFSTLPIAASSPGRPSTLPSPATSPVPTGSLSRAPSTAAGTSPRPQPSTASVGPHPGCGEDCQWSPWLDVSRPGRGIESGDFDTLDNLRAHGYHMCQAPRAVECRVEDAPGAPLQDLGLRVECTLTAGLTCYNRDQASGLCDNYQIRVLCCVPRACPTSSGPAPTTPRTARSTTPGATSTQAGSTARVTTANPSTSPHTHMTPAPGAPTPVKTTLSTLSTVSVSTTAMTTTLGSGSGSSAAPGPSKGPGQPTSPAPSPISCAQEFCSWTGWIDGSYPEAGIDGGDFDTFQNLRSKGYKFCERPRQVGCRAVSFPSRSLEELGQNVLCDTSVGLVCRNRDQRPPICYNYQIQIQCCEWVDVCRLTAASVTPETTPSTPHGARIRSQATRTTGTREASTQHRSGSSVHVPPATKIMPSTHVTSPGTTSCQPQCTWTKWFDVDFPSPGPQGGDLETYSNIISSGEKICGRPEYITHLECRAENHPGVSMERVGQVVRCSPDVGLVCRNRDQEGAFKMCLNYQVRVLCCEPREGCPTYQPVTVPSTPSVSITSTAETTSHVATTRKTSVPKPSTTSVPKPSTTSVSETSKTSAPESSITSVPKSSTVSVPKPSSTSVPKTSTESVPKPSSTSVPKPSSTAVSETSKTSAPESSITSVPKTSSTSVPKSSTESVPKPSSTSVPKPSSTAVSETSKTSAPESSITSVPKTSSTSVPKSSTESVPKPSSTSVPKPSSTAVSETSKTSAPESSITSVPKTSSTSVPKTSTVPVPKPSTSAPETSSTSVPKPSSTSVPKTSSTSVPKTSTTSPPQSSTGFVPEISTVFVPQPSSTSVSAPAHTHSTPRTNPCQPQCTWTKWFDVDFPSPGPQGGDLETYSNIVRSGEKICGHLEYITHLECRAENHPGVSMERVGQVVRCSPDVGLVCRNRDQEGAFKMCLNYQVRVLCCEPREGCLLTSETPSRTSSATSLPTSEPTSRVLTVTTASSSAPPTPTCYCSASDRLYPAGSIIYQEADLSGHCYYAVCSLDCHVVRQTEPTCPTSPALPTPSTLTPGSSPSVPVPVTTQGCPSAVPPRMRGETWAMPNCSQATCEGNNVITLQPRPCPQVQEPTCANGYPAVKVADEDGCCQHYQCQCVCSGWGDPHYITFDGTYYTFLDNCTYVLVRQIVPVYGHFRVLIDNYFCDSEDRLSCLQAIIVEYGQDRVVLTRKPVRGVMTNEILFNSKVVGPGFGRDGIVVSQVGIKMYASIPEIGVQVMFSGLIFSVAVPFSKFANNTEGQCGTCTDDRKDECRLPGGAVVASCSDMSRHWKVTNPNQPSCHGPPQVPPAGGPTTPPTPCPPSPICQLILSDAFKPCHAVIPPRPYYEGCVFDRCHMSELHVACAGLELYASLCAARGLCVDWRGQTNHTCPFTCPADKEYRPCGPSNPPYCYGGDSTSLEPLEDISPITEGCFCPEGMTLFSPDTEVCVHAGCPRCLGPHGEPVELGHTVTFDCQECTCEGSTWTMSCRRQPCPLPPACLEPGFVPVPEAPQAGQCCPQYTCACNASYCPALAGCPEGSRQTVNHEEGACCPSQKCSWTVCSVNGTLYQPGAVVSSSLCETCRCEVPSGLQVDAFRISCETETCSTLCPMGFEYRAQSRRCCGSCVQVACVMNASDGSAHLFQPGESWSDAGNRCETHKCEKYRDGLTVVTVKKTCPSLTCPADQAWLSEDGCCLSCPEGQTQNRSTCAVYHKLEVIRVQGCSSPGPVRLAYCQGSCGGTTTVLASKAAA; via the exons GTGACCCACTCCTCGGGGTGACCATCCTCCCACCTCTGAAGACCACTGCTGTGGTGCGAG CCCAGAACCCCGCCCACAACGGGCGGGTGTGCAGCACCTGGGGCAACTTCCACTACAAGACCTTTGACGGCGACATCTTCCGCTTCCCCGGCCGCTGTAACTACGTCTTCTCTGCACACTGCGGGGCCGCCTACGAGGACTTCAACGTCCAGCTCCGCCGTGCCCAGGAGTCCAACACCACCACACTGACCAAGGTCACCATGAAGCTCAACGGCATGGTCCTCGAGCTGACCAAGGACTCTGTCCTGGTCAACGGCCGCCC GACCCAGCTGCCCTTCAGCCAGCCCGGCGTCCTTGTTGAGCACAGCATCGGCTGCCTGCAGGTGTCGGCCAGGCTCGGCCTGGTCTTCATGTGGAATCAGGACGACAGCCTCCTG CTCGAGCTGGACATCAAATACGCCAACCAGACCTGCGGGCTCTGTGGAGACTTCAACGGTGTCCCCGCCTTCAATGAGTTCTTCTCCCGCG GCACCAGGCTGAGCCCCATCGAATTCGGGAGCCTGCAGAAGATGGACGGCCCCACGGAGCTGTGCCAGGACCCCGTCCCTGTCCCCACGCCCGTGACGGGCTGCTCCACCGGCTTG ggcctctgcGAGGAGCTGCTGCTCAGCGAGCGGTTCCTGGGCTGCCGCCCCCTGGTGGACACCAGCAGCTACGTGCAGGCCTGCCAGCAAGACCTCTGCCTCTGCCGGCACACCACCGACCTCACCAGCTGCACCTGCAACACGCTCGCCGAGTACTCCCGCCAGTGCGCCCACGCTGGAGGGCTGCCCCTGGACTGGCGGGGCCCAGGCCTCTGCC CCCAGACGTGCCCCCGCAACATGCTGTACCGAGAGTGTGGCTCGCCCTGCGCCGACACCTGCTCCAACCTGGAGCACTCTCAGGCTTGCGAGGACCACTGCGTGGCCGGCTGCTTCTGCCCCGAGG GGATGGTGCTCGATGACATTGGCCAGACGGGCTGTGTCCCTGTGTCTCAGTGTCCCTGTGCACACAACGGAGTCACCTACGCTGCGGGGGCCGTCTACTCCACAGACTGCACCACCTG TACCTGCTCTGGAGGCCGGTGGAGCTGCCGGGAGGTCCCATGCCCAGGCACCTGCTCGGTGCTGGGAGGCGCCCACTTCTCCACGTTCGACGAGAAGCCCTACACGGTGCACGGGGACTGCAGCTACGTGCTGGCCAAG CACGGCAGCGGCAGCGCCTTCGCCGTGCTGGCCGAGCTGCGCAGGTGTGGGCTGACGGACAGCGAGACCTGCCTGAGGAGCCTGACTCTGAGCCTGGGCGGGGGGCGGACG GTTGTCACAGTCCAGGCCGGCGGGGAGGTGTTTGTGGACCAGGTCTACACACAGCTGCCCGTCTCGGCAG CCAACATCACAGTCTTCAGACCCTCCACCTTCTTCGTCATCGCCCAGACCAACCTGGGCCTGCAGGTGGACGTGCAGCTGGTGCCCACCATGCAGGTCTTTCTGAGGCTGGCGCCCGAGCTCCGGGGGCTGACCTGCG GCCTCTGTGGGAACTTCAACCAGAACCAGGCCGACGACTTCCGGACCCTCAGCGGCGTGGTGGAGGGCACAGCCGCCGCCTTCGCCAACACCTGGAAGACTCAGGCCGCCTGCCCCAACGTCAGGAACAGCTTCGAGGACCCCTGCGCCCTCAGCGTGGAGAACG AGAAGTACGCTCAGCATTGGTGCTCACGGCTGACAGACCCGCAAGGCCCCTTCACCCGGTGCCACGCCGCAGTGAGCCCTGGCACCTACTACTCG AACTGCCTGTTCGACACCTGCAACTGCGAGAGGAGCGAGGACTGCTTGTGTGCCGCCCTGTCCTCCTACGTCCGCGCCTGCGCCGCCCGGGGCGTGCTGCTCAGCGGCTGGAGGGCTGGCGTCTGCA CAAAGCCCATGGAAAACTGCCCCAAGTCGATGGCCTACCACGAGCACGTCAGCACCTGCCAGCCCACCTGCCGGGCCCTGAGCAACGAGGACCCCACCTGCAGCATAAGCTTCGTGCCCGTGGACGGCTGCACCTGCCCCCATGGCACCTTCCTGGACAACACGGGCAAGTGTGTGCCAGCCACCAGCTGTCCCTGCTACCACGGGGCCTCGGTGATCCCCAACGGGGAGTCTGTGCACCAGCGAGGGGCTGTCTG cacCTGCACTAAGGGCACACTGACCTGCATCGGAGGCCACACCCCTGACCCAG CCTGCGCCCCGCCCATGGTCTACGCGGACTGCCGCAACGCCTCCGCGGGGGCCACCGGGGCCGGCTGCCAGAAGAGCTGCCACACCCTGGACATGGACTGC TACAGCCCCCAGTGCGTGCCCGGCTGTGTGTGTCCCGACGGGCTGGTGGCCGACGGCGAAGGTGGCTGCATTGCTGCGGCCGACTGCCCCTGCCTGCACAACGAGGCCAGCTACTGGGCTGGCCAGGCCATCCGGGTGGGCTGCAACACCTG cacctgtCAAAGCCGGAAATGGCAGTGCACGGGCAAGCCCTGCCTGGCCACCTGTGCTGCCTATGGGGACGGCCACTACCTCACCTTCGACGGGCAGCGCTACAGCTTCAACGGGGACTGCGAGTACACGCTGGTCCAG GACCACTGTGGTGGGAACGGCAGTTCCCAGGACGCCTTCCGCGTCGTCACCGAGAACGTCCCCTGCGGCACCACGGGGACCACCTGCTCCAAGGCCGTCAGGATCTTCCTGGGG AGCCACGAGCTGGTGCTGAGTGACGGGAAAGTGGAGGTGACCCAGAAGGCAGCGGGCCAGGAGGCGCCTTACGCCATTCGCCAGGTGGGCATCTACCTGGTGGTGGACACTGAGGCTGGCCTGGTGCTGCTGTGGGACAAGAAGACCAGTATCTTCCTCAGACTCAGCCCCGAGTTCAAG GGGAGGGTCTGCGGGCTGTGCGGGAACTTCGACGACAACGCCCTCAACGACTTCACCACTCGGAGCCAGTCCGTGGTGGGCGACGCTCTGGAGTTTGGCAACAGCTGGAAATCCTCCCCGTCCTGCCCGGATGCCCCGGCCCCCAGGGACCCCTGCACCGCCAACCCCTACCGCAAGTCCTGGGCGCAGAAGCAGTGTAGCCTCATCAACAGCGCCCCCTTCGAGGCCTGCCGTTCTCag GTCGACCCCACCAAGTACTACGAGGCCTGCGTGAGCGACGCCTGTGCCTGCGACTCGGGCGGCGACTGCGAGTGTTTCTGCACGGCCGTGGCCGCCTACGCCCAGGCCTGCCGCGAGGCGGGCGTGTGCGTGTCCTGGCGCAGCCCCGACGTCTGCC CCCTGTTCTGTGACTACTACAACCCCCGCGGGGAGTGCGAGTGGCACTACCAGCCCTGTGGGGCGCCCTGCCTTCGGACCTGCCGGAACCCCCGCGGCCAGTGCCGGCACCACACCCACGGCCTGGAAG GCTGCTACCCCAGGTGCCCCGCGGAGGCCCCCATCTTCGATGAGGACAGCATGCTGTGTGTGGCTGCCTGCccgtccccgccccccccgccgCCCTGCCAGGTCCAGGGCAGGTGGTACTGGCCAGGCGTGGCAGTGCCCTCGGACGAGAACTGCTACTCCTG TGTCTGCACCGAGAGCGGGGTGCAGTGTACCTACGAAGCTGAAG CCTGCGTCTGCACCTATGGTGGGCAGCACTTCCGTCCAGGGGACGTCATCTACCACACGACAGACGGCATGGGGGGCTGTATCTCTGCCCGCTGTGGGGCCAACGGCACCATCGAGAGGAGGGTCCACGCCTGTGGCcccagcacccccgcccccaccaccaccttctccttctccacGTTGCCAATTG CCGCGAGCTCCCCAGGCCGGCCCAGCAcactccccagccctgccacGAGCCCGGTGCCCACGGGCTCTCTGAGCAGAGCACCGTCCACAGCCGCAGGCACGTCCCCCAGGCCGCAGCCTTCGACGGCCTCTGTCGGCCCCCACCCAGGCTGTGGGGAGGACTGCCAGTGGTCACCATGGCTGGACGTCAGCCGACCAGGAAGGGGCATCGAGAGCGGTGACTTCGACACGCTGGACAACCTCCGGGCCCATGGGTACCACATGTGCCAAGCGCCGAGGGCAGTGGAATGCCGAGTGGAGGATGCCCCTGGAGCGCCGCTCCAGGACCTGGGACTGCGTGTGGAGTGCACCCTGACGGCGGGGCTGACCTGTTACAACAGGGACCAGGCTTCGGGGCTCTGCGACAACTACCAGATCAGGGTCCTGTGCTGCGTTCCCCGggcctgccccacctccagcgGTCCAGCCCCGACCACCCCACGCACAGCCCGCAGCACCACCCCAGGGGCCACATCCACGCAGGCAGGGAGCACAGCCCGCGTCACCACAGCCAACCCAAGCACCTCCCCTCACACTCACATgacccctgcccccggggcccccaCACCTGTGAAAACAACTCTCTCCACCCTCAGCACAGTGTCAGTTTCAACAACCGCTATGACGACAACCTTGGGGTCGGGGTCAGGGTCGAGCGCTGCTCCCGGGCCCTCCAAGGGCCCCGGCCAGCCCACCTCGCCGGCACCCAGCCCGATCTCCTGCGCACAGGAGTTCTGCAGCTGGACTGGCTGGATTGATGGCAGCTACCCCGAGGCTGGTATTGATGGTGGAGATTTTGACACTTTCCAGAATCTGAGATCCAAGGGGTATAAGTTCTGTGAGAGGCCCCGCCAGGTGGGCTGCAGGGCGGTGAGCTTCCCCAGCAGGTCGCTGGAGGAGCTGGGGCAAAACGTGCTCTGTGACACCAGCGTGGGCCTGGTGTGCCGGAACCGGGACCAGCGGCCCCCGATCTGCTACAACTACCAGATCCAGATCCAGTGCTGCGAGTGGGTGGACGTGTGCAGGCTCACGGCCGCCTCCGTGACACCAGAGACCACGCCCTCGACTCCACATGGAGCCAGAATCCGGTCACAGGCCACTCGGACCACGGGAACCCGGGAGGCCtccacacagcacaggagtggcAGCTCAGTGCATGTACCCCCAGCAACCAAAATCATGCCCAGCACACACGTCACATCACCTGGGACCACCTCCTGCCAGCCACAGTGCACGTGGACCAAGTGGTTTGACGTGGACTTCCCATCCCCCGGGCCCCAGGGAGGAGACCTGGAAACCTACAGCAACATCATCAGCAGTGGAGAGAAAATTTGCGGCCGCCCAGAGTACATCACTCACCTGGAGTGCCGAGCCGAGAACCACCCCGGGGTCAGCATGGAGCGTGTGGGCCAGGTGGTGCGGTGCAGCCCCGATGTGGGCCTGGTGTGCCGCAACCGCGACCAGGAGGGCGCCTTCAAGATGTGCCTCAACTACCAGGTGCGCGTGCTCTGCTGTGAGCCCCGGGAGGGCTGCCCCACCTACCAACCAGTCACAGTACCTAGCACCCCAAGTGTGAGCATCACTAGTACAGCTGAGACCACTTCCCATGTGGCCACAACAAGGAAAACCTCTGTGCCAAAGCCCAGCACAACCTCTGTGCCAAAGCCCAGCACAACCTCTGTGTCAGAAACCAGCAAAACCTCTGCACCAGAAAGCAGCATAACCTCTGTGCCAAAATCCAGCACAGTATCTGTGCCAAAACCCAGCTCAACCTCTGTGCCTAAAACCAGCACAGAATCTGTGCCAAAACCAAGCTCAACCTCTGTGCCAAAGCCCAGCTCAACCGCTGTGTCAGAAACCAGCAAAACCTCTGCACCAGAAAGCAGCATAACCTCTGTGCCTAAAACCAGCTCAACCTCTGTGCCAAAATCCAGTACAGAATCTGTGCCAAAACCAAGCTCAACCTCTGTGCCAAAGCCCAGCTCAACTGCTGTGTCAGAAACCAGCAAAACCTCTGCACCAGAAAGCAGCATAACCTCTGTGCCTAAAACCAGCTCAACCTCTGTGCCAAAATCCAGCACAGAATCTGTGCCAAAACCAAGCTCAACCTCTGTGCCAAAGCCCAGCTCAACCGCTGTGTCAGAAACCAGCAAAACCTCTGCACCAGAGAGCAGCATAACCTCTGTGCCTAAAACCAGCTCAACCTCTGTGCCAAAAACCAGCACAGTACCTGTGCCCAAACCCAGCACATCAGCTCCAGAGACCAGCTCAACCTCTGTGCCAAAACCCAGCTCAACCTCTGTGCCTAAAACCAGCTCAACCTCTGTGCCCAAAACCAGCACAACCTCTCCACCACAATCTAGCACAGGCTTTGTGCCAGAGATCAGCACAGTATTTGTGCCACAACCCAGCTCAACCTCTGTttctgcacctgcccacacccactCCACGCCCAGGACCAACCCCTGCCAGCCACAGTGCACGTGGACCAAGTGGTTTGACGTGGACTTCCCATCCCCCGGGCCCCAGGGAGGAGACCTGGAAACCTACAGCAACATCGTCAGGAGTGGAGAGAAAATTTGCGGCCACCTGGAGTACATCACTCACCTGGAGTGCCGAGCCGAGAACCACCCCGGGGTCAGCATGGAGCGTGTGGGCCAGGTGGTGCGGTGCAGCCCCGATGTGGGCCTGGTGTGCCGCAACCGCGACCAGGAGGGCGCCTTCAAGATGTGCCTCAACTACCAGGTGCGCGTGCTCTGCTGTGAGCCCCGGGAGGGCTGCCTTCTGACCTCGGAGACTCCCTCTAGGACTTCGTCTGCgacctccctgcccacctccgaGCCCACCTCCAGAGTTCTCACTGTGACCACTGCCAGCTCGTCAGCGCCACCCACCCCGACGTGCTACTGCAGCGCGTCTGACAGGCTCTACCCTGCCG GGTCCATCATATACCAGGAGGCCGACCTCTCGGGCCACTGCTACTACGCTGTGTGCAGCCTGGACTGCCACGTGGTGAGGCAGACTgagcccacctgccccaccagccCGGCGCTGCCCACACCCTCGACCTTGACGCCTGGATCCTCCCCTTCGGTCCCGGTGCCTGTCACTACACAGGGGTGCCCCAGCGCAGTCCCCCCAAGAATG AGAGGAGAGACCTGGGCCATGCCCAACTGCTCTCAGGCCACCTGCGAGGGCAACAACGTCATCACCCTGCAGCCGCGCCCGTGCCCGCAGGTGCAGGAGCCCACCTGCGCCAACGGCTACCCTGCCGTGAAGGTGGCCGACGAGGACGGCTGCTGCCAGCACTATCAGTGCCAGT GTGTGTGCAGCGGCTGGGGCGACCCGCACTACATCACCTTTGACGGCACCTACTACACCTTCCTGGACAACTGCACGTACGTGCTGGTGCGGCAGATCGTGCCTGTGTACGGCCACTTCCGTGTGCTCATCGACAACTACTTCTGCGACTCCGAGGACCGGCTGTCCTGCCTGCAGGCCATCATCGTGGAGTACGGGCAGGACCGCGTTGTGCTGACCCGCAAGCCCGTCCGCGGGGTGATGACCAATGAG ATCCTCTTCAACAGCAAGGTGGTCGGGCCCGGCTTCGGGAGGGACGGCATCGTGGTCTCCCAGGTCGGCATCAAGATGTACGCGAGCATCCCCGAGATCGGCGTCCAGGTCATGTTCAGCGGCCTGATCTTCTCCGTGGCGGTGCCCTTCAGCAAGTTCGCTAACAACACGGAGGGGCAGTGCG GCACCTGCACGGACGACCGCAAGGATGAGTGCCGTCTCCCCGGGGGGGCGGTGGTGGCCTCCTGCTCCGACATGTCCCGTCACTGGAAGGTGACCAACCCCAACCAGCCGTCCTGCCATGGGCCACCCCAGGTGCCCCCTGCAGGCGGGCCCACGACcccgcccaccccctgcccaccctcGCCCATCTGCCAGCTGATTCTGAGCGA CGCCTTCAAGCCGTGCCACGCCGTGATCCCCCCGAGGCCATACTACGAGGGCTGCGTGTTCGACCGGTGCCATATGAGCGAGCTGCACGTGGCGTGTGCCGGTCTGGAGCTGTACGCCTCACTGTGCGCGGCCCGCGGCCTGTGCGTCGACTGGAGGGGCCAGACCAACCACACCTGCC CCTTCACCTGCCCTGCTGACAAGGAGTACCGGCCCTGCGGCCCCTCCAACCCCCCCTACTGCTACGGGGGTGACAGCACCAGCCTCGA GCCCCTTGAGGACATCAGCCCCATCACAGAAGGCTGCTTCTGTCCGGAGGGCATGACGCTCTTCAGCCCAGACACGGAAGTCTGTGTGCACGCGGGCTGCCCTA GGTGCCTGGGGCCCCATGGGGAGCCTGTGGAG CTGGGCCACACGGTCACCTTCGACTGCCAGGAATGTACCTGTGAGGGCAGCACGTGGACCATGAGCTGCCGgcgccagccctgccccctgccccccgcctgCCTGGAGCCCGGGTTCGTGCCTGTGCCTGAGGCCCCCCAGGCCGGCCAGTGCTGCCCCCAGTACACCTGTG CCTGCAATGCCAGCTACTGCCCAGCGCTTGCGGGCTGCCCCGAGGGTTCCCGGCAGACCGTGAACCATGAGGAGGGGGCCTGCTGCCCGAGCCAGAAGTGCA GCTGGACAGTCTGCAGTGTGAATGGCACCTTGTACCAG CCCGGCGCCGTGGTCTCCTCGAGCCTCTGCGAGACATGCAGGTGTGAGGTGCCCAGTGGCCTCCAGGTGGACGCCTTCAGGATCAGCTGTGAGACCGAGACCTGCAGCACCCTCTGCCCTATG GGCTTCGAGTACCGGGCGCAGAGCAGACGCTGCTGCGGGTCCTGCGTGCAGGTGGCCTGCGTCATGAACGCCAGCGATGGCTCTGCCCACCTCTTCCAG CCTGGTGAGTCCTGGTCGGACGCTGGGAACCGCTGTGAGACCCACAAGTGTGAGAAATACCGGGACGGGCTCACGGTGGTGACCGTGAAGAAGACATGCCCCTCGCTCACCTGCCCGGCG GACCAGGCTTGGCTGAGCGAGGATGGCTGCTGCCTGTCCTGTCCTGAAGGCCAAACCCAGAACA GGTCCACCTGCGCTGTCTACCACAAGCTGGAGGTCATCCGCGTGCAGGGCTGCAGCTCCCCGGGGCCGGTGCGCCTGGCCTACTGCCAGGGCAGCTGCGGGGGCACCACCACCGT